GTAGAATAAACTTCATTCTTTTCAGCTAATCTAGGAGGCTTGCAGAGGGGTAGAGGAGCtctcaattgagaaagtttgggaGGGGATTTCCAGTTCTGGCATTCGACTTCTTATCGGAAATGTAAGGGACTTCCCTATTTACTATACCACCCAACACAACGATTCACCTGAAAGAACCAAACTCTCCTAATTCCAGTGAAGTCCCTCAAATTTTCGATAGGAGGTCGAATGCCAGAACTGGAAATCGCCTCCCAAACTTTCCCAGTTGGGTGTAATCTCTACCTCAGTCCAAGCCTGCTGGAACATTAGACTGAAAAGAACAAGTTTGTTCTACTACAGTCCATCCAACTTTCAGGAGCAGAGACAAAAAGAGCCGACATCTCAAACCAACAGCTGTGCATGCTGTAGATGAAATTACGATAACAGACACAATAAATATTTTCGAACATCCGTATTTTGATTTGTTGTTTGGACCAAAATCAGATTAAACTCACTGGCATAAAAATGAATATAAGGCGCATGATTAAAATCTTCTTTCAGTGGAGTCTGTAAActtgtatggccgtgcggttctaggcgctacagtctggagccgagcgaccgctacggtcgcaggttcgaatcctgcctcgggcatggatgtgagtaatgtccttaggttagttacgtttaattagttctaagttctaggcgactgatgacctcagaagttaagtcgcatagtgctcagagccatttgaaccattttttgtaaacttgAACAACCACAGATAAATCATTGTGATTTTGAGGAATAGCTTTGTCTCGATTTGACACAAGATGCAGTAAAGTTTATCTAAGGATTCTACTAATATTTGCACGTTAAGTGTGTAAGTTACAAAACCTTTTCACAAGTTCACCCTCAGGCCAGACATTCCAGATGTCAATTACAAGCTGAGCAGTTGCTGAGATATCGGTTGACTCTTGTGTGACACGAAATCGGCAGGAtaatttcctttcctaatccccaGAACAAATTTCTACTATACAAGAAGATAATCATATAGGAATATCTTCTAGACTTCATTCAAAAATATTAGTCTTCGATATTTGAGTGCAGCGTGGAGTTATGAAGTGAAATTCCCTGGAAAATTTCTGGAGGTGATCAGTCACTTgctggtgtgcggacatttgccacgccggacatttgccacgattttacctgctcagaagggttgggtcccttgtctctccctcctcctgctcatcgctgtcgcgcagtaaaggtacttactgagcctttccgctggtttacttaacataggactacaatctctttggattttccgcgaCATTcgtagagagactttcgttgtggaaaccactaaatgcatctcgcattgaaatccgcaccaaatttcgagcctcactaaaacttcgccaatcttggagattttgtgttcgtctaaattatacgtgccttttccggtgctcctgcagcagctttctgtcgtgttttgtgtaccatggaggatcagttccgtctcttattaatttatttgatatgaatctctcgagtgctgttgatactatttgtctgaacttaagccacatatcgtcttcacttacatagtttggaaggactggagactgtctcttagaaagatgtCAACCGAAATTTTAGCTGCtttttcgcgtttagttttggtgaatttctttgttacggaattgcgCCTCGGTCGACTGTGtgtccactaatccctgtatccgtcgtgatgctcaagattatttgtggctaagaggtcaagtgtgttttcgtaaccatttacaatttgaatggcctcgtgaactaattgttcaaaataattttataaaaagtatttagaacaattatggaagttgttttctatctacagtagggtctgaaaatgtatttttgacaatatacggaaggtagattgaagtcactgtcaactataattgtatgagtagcgtacctatttgtgatgaggctcaagttttctttgaactgttcagaaactgtttcatgtgagaccgggggtcggtaaaaggagtcagttattaatttattccgattgtCGAATATAACCTATGCCCATACTaggtcacaggaactatctgcttaatgtcgcttgtgagctgaaacacacattatattatttttccttaagttgtgcttcttgttactGCTGTAGTGCAAATCATTGCAATTACGTCTTTTCCCTCCAAAAtataagatgctttctctgtgatccTGTAAATAACAGAGCTAAACAACGTAGAACaataacgtacgttacaagcatagcattctgtattacttcatttccttatttctaacattttaaaattgtacgtcgactttagatgacatgtcaatcatagatgttcttatctctatttagtgaacgtattttcagtcatgtttcgaACATtgccccgctacactttattaactaatgtttcgccgcaagggatatcggattttagagagtaaattaatatggagtatgtcgttcttcttttcaaacattcccattcccatttcttctttccttattgtcttttgggcatgcagttgtagtaattaaagtgggcacaaatgcagtgatcaaaaagaaatgattagcgtacattcgcattctctttacatcgttccttccTTGTTGCTACCATGTCGAttgactgtttctatcgcaatcagtaagcgtgaaaggaagctaccctacagacaaagggatctatatttatacttggcagaactaattacatactgatacAATCGTCGGTATTGCtatcgtttcccaaaagttacaaATATTTCGAGTtctgaaaagaagctctgtatttcgccaagatgtcgaagaaagtCCCTTACGTGctagttgtatcgagtaagatgtggagacggcggtttgaaagcggagagcggaagtacgaggaagggcatcccttacctgagggatcgctactcaagctacctggcaaaggggcaagtgtggcaaatgtccggcgtggcaatgTCCGGCATTCTATCAGCTAACTGCTAGTTACTAAACCTACAAAATTCAATCCACTCTGTGAGCGTACTGTTACCCCACTTCACACAATATATGAACatttaaccctttagtgaccagtgggaacagtagttcccacttatttgttttcgctgtaagttcagtggtaatccgtgttcccacttctaacttgtgctACCATCTCTGTTAGAGTGTGCTAACTACGTGTAGATTGTCAACGGTTAGGCGAAAGCTGTTGTATTTCTAGCTTGTTACTCAATCAATGCAGAAGCGCGGTTCCCGCGTGAAAACGAGTCGCTGTTTCGACCGCTACTGCATTTTTTGGATAGTGTGCTTTCCTTCTGCGTGTGAAGTGACTTGtgttgtatttatctacttttatatttatGAGGGAGATAGTGTTCAtgtatatttgctggatttgactgaaaattacataaatattacaaggtaagttagtggGAACTATTTTTCCCACTGAACTTGTGTGAAGTGCAATGCATATGGCTGCGCAATCGGCATCatagttattgtttgtttcttattgtttagaatgCCTGGACTGACACCAGAAGAGGTTTTAAGAATTTTGTATGCGTTACCAGAAGATGTAGAAGATTCAGATATCGATGTTGACTCTGATGATGATTCTGAATCACCAAATTCTTCTCAGATTTTGGACGAAAATAGTGATAACGATATTGTTTCAAATGAAGACAACTGTTTCAATCTGACAATAGACACTAGTGAAATTTGGAACATGTCTCCTTGTCAAGTAAGTGTATCCGATTCAACCCCAGAAACAGCTGCTGCAACATTTTCTTCTAgtgaaaaaatgtggaatgagaATATTTCCTATTTTGAAAATCGTCCACTGAAATTAGAAGAAAGCGCAGAAAATATTGGAAATTTCTCAAAGTCtgatcaagaaataaaatatttcgagTCTATATTTACAGAGGAGCTGTTGCTTCATATTTGCAATCAGACAAACTTATATGCAAGGCAGGAGTGGTGTGTTGTGAGGTCAGGGAATAAAACAACCAAAGTATCTTCCAACTGGCAGGACATTACTGTTCCTGAGCTAAAAGCTTTTTTGGGAATGCTTATTTTGATGGGTGTTCATCAGCTTCCACAACTCGGAAATTATTGGATCAGTGATCCTATTCTTGGAGTAACTGCTATCTCATCGGTCATGAAAAAGCTTCGATACAAAAAAATTGTTGAGAACCTGCATTGCAATGACAACAGCACGTGTGTCAAAAAAGGGAAGCCAGGTTATGACAAGTTACACAAAATTCGACCTGTCATCAGAGCAATATCAAATAAGCTATGTAAAGTCTACAAATCATCTTCTGTTTTAGCAGTTGGCGAATGTATGGTGGCCTTCAAAGGACGGTCAACACTCAAACAATATATGCCAATGAAACCAGTGAAGCGTGGATATAAAGTGTGGTACTTAGCTGATGCTAGTACAGAGTTCATCATAAATTTCGACATCTACACTGGAAAAAGAGATACAAATGATACATCCGAATTTACTTTGGGTGAAGAAGTTGTGCTTACTCTAACAAAGGCAATGGATGGCAGCAAAAGGCTGGTAGCTTTTGACAATTATTTTACAACAGTACGAATAATGGAAGAGTTACAGTCTCATGGACTTTATGGCATCGGAACTGTTCGTCCAAACAGGAAGGATTTGCCTGATATGCTGATAAAAAATTCCAAGCTTAGCAGGGGAGAATTCAAATTTGCTGCCCGGTCATGTGTTGCAGCAGTGAAGTGGCAGGATAGTAAACCTGTTTGTATATTATCAAATTATCACAATCCCAAACACGTTACAACTGTTTTGAGAAAAAACAAAGatggaagcagaagtgaagtattctgcccattggctgtggcagagtataataaaataatgggaggagtggatagatttgatcagctgcgtgaacggtatgctgtaggccgtcgttcatggaagtggtggcgcagactgtttttctttcttgtagatttggcagttgtcaattcctacgttatgtggaagctacagaagacagaagcagaccaGCTAACATTTAGATTGCACTTGGCAAGGCAGCTTATCTCTGGCTTCTCAAGTCGTAAGAGAAGAGGAAGGCCCGTTCATTTTCAAACATCAAAAAGAAGTGTGTCTGGAGTACCAGATGAAGTTCCTCTGGAGAAAGTTGGAATTAAACTtccctacaaaaggtacaacaaacagaagatgccgccaatgtagcaccaagaaggaagaaaagagaacaaagataatgtgtagcaactgtcatgtacctttgtgtgtagcaccatgcttctctaagttccatagtacatcaccttagtgaactcaaaggacaatatgaactaatacaaatataaatgtaatgtttaacatgtttttgcactaaaaataaatgaaatacatttttttaaattagcaagtgaagttactccagagttcggTGGGAACAATAGCTCCCACTAATTTTTTTTATACTCGTAGGCTAAACTCTCATTTTaaagatttaaactatgattttatgaacggtttcttagcccaataaagtgttcataaaaagtctacaacttctggaaataatttggtcactaaagggttaagcAGCAGGCCGGCGCTTGTAAGTTGATTTGAGGCATTGTCGCCTGATCTGGTCATTTGTCGCCAGCACGGACATGAGAAAACGTGTGCCGAGAACCGGGCTAGCAACTAGAACCACACAATCCCGTATGGTATTGTAATCGAGTTATTTGTAAACTGAAAAATCTTTGTTGCAATGTGGTTTCGATAACGTGAAGAAGCGGACGaaaatatttttagacaaatgcactGTATTCACTAATAACGCGTTGTTTCTCGCAGGGTTTATGTACTGCGAACCATGAATTACACTGgtccacaaattttcactttttattttttacggAAGCGAAAATAGCCGTGTTTTAGTTGTGCTGAACACGAATAAGAAGCTTAAAATTGTCTCGTAGCTCAGGGTTACAAGTAAATAAGGTGTTCACGTTTCACAACCTTGTATTTCTGGTGTTGAGCCAGAGTGGAGATCAAGACAAGCCATGGGCGTGTTGCATTTCGTGGTCGTTTACACTAAATGCTTGGAAGCATTATAAAAACGTCTTCATGCAGTTTTCTATGCCTGCTATTTGGCGAGAACCCCAAATCATGCAGCAGATTGCTATTTTGCTGTGGTACCTCCCTTGAGGAAAGGAGTCAATACAAAGAGGAAGAGGAATATTAAATACTTCGTCATCTTATTTGTCATCATTCACCCTGTGGCTTACGGCGAAGGATTGACCATTCCTGTTCCCCTGCTTATCCCACGATCTAGCAATGATAGCGATGATGCTGAACCGACACATACAGCCAaaaaagtgcagtcattcatcagtGGCACTGACCCTACGATTACAtcaatgtcgtcatcaggagaaccATAAAAAACATACAATATGAAATATGTGATCTGATTAGGGATTTACATCTTCCAAAGCGTAAAGCCCACACTTGGCCTCATGACAGCAGCTGCGGAATCTCCTCGCTGACAGTATGTGCGTCTTTGTTTCGGGAGCGTCAGAAAAACCTTGAGTGTCATTTCCCTACTGAAGACGACATTACATTCTGGAGTGAAATTGACTATTTGTCGGAAGACCTGCTCATTACTTACAAACCAGACGAATGGAGACACTTTACAGATAGTTCAAAAACGAACCTAAAGGCAGTACTGttagacaataataatgaaagaCCAGCCATCCCTGTTTCATATGCTGCCTTAGCTAAAGAAAGTTATATCGTCTTGGAATCCTTAGTAAGCTGTATTAATTAAAATTAGCATGAATGGTTGGTATGTGGAGATTTCACAGTCACTGCGATGGTGATGACTTTGCAAGGAGGTCACGATAAGTATTGCTGCTAATTGTTTGAGTGGTATAGTGGCGAAAGAGAATTCTACACACAGACGGAATGGCCTCCACGAACAGGTCTGGTGCTTGGGTCAAAAAATGTTACCAAAGAACCTCTAGTGAATCCTAACAAACCTTTTATCCCACCATTGAACATTACGATGGAGTTCATGAGAGAATATGTTAAGGCTGTGCACaggaatgtaacagcatttcagcGTTTGTGTAAGAAGTTTCACGACTCAACACAGAGAAGATAACAAAGGGAACGTTCATTAGACCACATATACGCCAGTAGTTGTGGAACACACGACAGGAATAGACTTGGTTAAGTTTTAAGTTCCAGGTAACTTACGACCCTTTACTAAGAGACAATTTTAATCGTGATATTTGTGTTCGGGACCACGAAATCTACGAAGACAGTCTACTTTGGTTTCTGCGAAAAATGTGATGTGTACCAGTGTATCACTGAGACACTTCACAAACATTACGAAACTGAATTTCACTTCTTGTGTGCAAACAAATTTATCGATATCTACCGATATTTCAACATCAGTTCACAACCTCTAATACAACACTAGGCTACTAAAAGAAAGTATTCTGAACTTATTTATACAATAATGAAAAATCACGAATTAGCTCTGGCCACATACATACGATAAACAGTTATTAAACGTAAAGTGCAATTGGTTATTTTCACTGAACACTTTTTCAGAATATACGTGAGGGTATTTACGAGCTGGTGTTACGTTGTTCGGAACTGGCCTTGCTTAACATTATAATTAACACTTCCAGGTATGATCTTCTGCCTTGTGCACAGTAAACAGTTGCAGCCTGGTTGGATACTGGTGAATTCTCAAATGTGCTAACCACGTTTTGTTTCATAATGCGTTATGTATAGGCGATGTTATCAAATACTACAAAAACAGTTCCAATATATCTGAGGCCGGTTCGAGATCCTTGGAGCCCACaatccccccctcctcccgccccccccccccccgtccccttaATTTTCCCCACGCAcacttttacaatatatatatatatatatatatatatatatatatatatatatatatatatatatatatatatatatggtagtccattgatcatgaccggcccaaatatcttacgaaataagcgtgaaacgaaataaactacaaagaacgaaacttgtctagcttgaagggggaaaccagatggcgctatggttggcccgctggatggcgctgccataggtcaaacggatatcaactgcgtctttttaaataggcacccccattttttattacatattcgtgtagtacgtaaagaaatatgaatgttttagttggaccacttttttcgatttgtgatagatggcgctgtaatagtcacaaacatatgcctcactattttagacgaacagatagTAACAGGGAGctttttaaaattaaagtacagaacgtaggtacacttgaacatccggcgaatggtccggacacttggatggtatcgtccaggataccgagcagcatacatagcacacgcccgttgggcattttgatcacaatagccatacatcaacacgatatcgacctttttcgcaattggtaaacggtccattttaacacgggtaatgtatcaggaagcaaatgccgtccgcactggcggaatgttacgtgataccacgtacttacacgtttgtgactattacagcgtcatctatcacaaagtgtaaaaagtggcccaactaaaacattcatatttattttcgtactacacgaatatgtaataaaaatgggggttcctgtttaaaaaaacgcagttgatatccgtttgacctatggcagcgccatctagcgggtcaactatAGCGATATCttgtttcccccttcgagctagacgagtttcgttctttgtagttttttcgtttgacgcttatttcgtgagatatttggccctgtcactaccaatggaccaccctgtatagagacaaaataaatgtatatatatactgggtgatcaaaaagtcagtataaatttgataacttaataaaccatggaataatgtagatagagaggtaaaaattgacacacatgcttggaatgacatggggttttattagaacaaaaaaaaaacaatatatatatatatatatatatatatatatatatatagggttttgGCTTAAAAACAGGATAGTTTTGCGGTTGTTTACGATATGGCATGTCACCTATAGCATACGGGATAGACGCCGTACTGTTAAGATGTTTTCATGGTCAAATATTACGTAAGAATAATCAAAAATATCTTATGTCATAGACAACTGGTGTATTAAGTTCTACAAAAAAAATTGCTAAAAGTGCACCGTGGGTCTTCAAATTTGCGATTCTGAAAGTGTACGCCATCTCTCCGGGATTTCCCCCTAATAAGAAGTCACTCTGTGAAAGCAGGTCTCCCTTGGCGGCGGGGGAGGGGACGCGCTGCAGGGCAATAAACCTGGCAGGGCCCCAGCAGAATTCGCGGAAGTGCAGCCCGCGCAGGTGTGAAGGGCCGCGCCAGACTGTCGGGCCAGACACTGCTTTGAAGGAAAGCCACCTTGGCGCCGGAAGGCCGAAGTCGCACAATACAGATGGCATCTCCAGGTTCTGCAGGGACAACAGGGACTGTGTGTGGTCGGGGGATGCGTGCTGTTTCCGACAGAGTCCCGGAAGAACTGCTATTGTGGAAAGGAACTGCAGAAAGTCAGAATCCgccgaaatatacagggtgttaggatGACATGTTTACAGAATGGGACGGCAACAGGAAGTTTCGGGCTCCTTTGAAGACCATGAGACGCCGACACGGCGCTCAGATCCTGCCAAGACCGAATACTTAAGTAAATGTGAAAACGGCTACCACTGGTTAACGTAAATAATTTTGGAGTAGGAGTAAGGAATAcgaataagagaaatcggggctcgcacagaaaaatttaagtcctcttttttcccgcgcgccgtttcgagagtggaacggtagagagatagcttgaaggcgGCTcggcgaaccctctgccaggcacttaattgtgaatagcagagtaatcacgtagatgtatatgtgAGGGGCCCACTCTTATTGGCCGGAACATGAacgtagacacacatacacaaacacacatacactcactgGTTAACCACTTGAAATGGGAGTAACCCTCTTGTAAGACTATTTCGTACTAGTTGGCACTAACAATATTTATCATTCGGCCAATCAAAATTACGAGATGCCAGAAAAACAGGGTCTTCCATGTCGGAAGCGCACTGCAGGAAGTTCCTTCTCTGGCAGGATTCTCCATTAGTGGATTTCACTTCTACGGGAGCATGCTCAAAAGTAATgcgtccgaattttttatgtgaaaattcttaactctttttatacagggtgaaaagtatttaaacagacaaactctgtgaggttgtaggggacatcaaaacaaatatttttccctaatgtcacttaggagtatttaaaccggtagatttctctggcggcaaattaaaccaacaaacacttttccgtttttttatgaccaagacacaacacattaacacaacccaatttcaattacagcagattttcaaaaatgcctccattgatacgtaaacaaaggttacactgtcggatcatgttctgtctgacacgggcaaaaaccccaggagtatcccgaattgttcctgctgctgctgctgctactatccgggcaacctgatcctcttctgatgcaacaggagttgcgtaaacaaggttgcgcatctctccccacacaaaaaaatccagaggggacgtatctggggatcgagcaagccatggtacaggaccacctctgccaatctacggttctgggaaccgtcggtccaggaatcgacgcacacgacgactgaaatgtgccggcgccccgtcatgttcgaactacatgcgttgtcttgtagggagcgggacgtcttccagcaattctggcaatgctctggcgagaaaattgtatagtgcctgccatttaatggcctaggtagcggatacggcccaattaaacaatccccaacaacaccgacccacacattaacgaagaactgcacttgatgagcgctagtaactgtggcatgtgggttatcctcactccaaacatgtgaattgtgcatgttgaagacttcatcacgcccgaacgttgcttcgtcggtaaacaacacagaggatggaaaagtaggatgcatttcacactgttccaggtaccactgcgaaaactgtgctctgggtggataatcaactggttccaggttgtggacacgctgtaaataaaatggacgtaacaattgctctcgaaggactgttcttacattcgtctgatttgtcccgatgttacgtgcaattgcacgagtgctgattgaagggttccgctccacgtgctgcaagacagcttcctcaaattgcagcgttcttaccgtgcgacggcgtccctgtccaggtaatctgctaaatgactccatctcacgcagacgttggtacacagcagcaaaggtcgtatgatgcgggatacggcgattaggatattgttgttggtaaacccgctgtgcagctcgtccgttatggtgcgctacgtagtacacaccaaccatatcagtgtactcgctCCAGGTgtgtcgctccattagtaaacagagacaatgcactactacactggtggacagcagttgcctacaactgaagagcgtaatacggcctctaacaactgaagagcgtaataaggCCTCTACCGgattaaataatcctcataggaaagaaatgacactagggaaaaatatttgttttgacgtcccctacaacctcccagagtttgtcggtttaaatacttttcaccctgtatataaccgactttattaacattctacataattATTCTTTGTGTCTACTTATTTATCTACAGGGTCACCCTACGATCCCAACGAGAGATCACTTTATGGATACCGTCAATGTAGAACAGTGAACAGTGGTCGTcaatttctcccctcccccccccccccccctccctggaaagccaatactgacattgtggggcgGCAGCTCCGACCGTATACGTAGTGATCTTGTTATTAATTGGTTACCTACATAAATTGGTATGTAATGAGCCCCCAGCAGACCAGCTACAGTAAGTGGCTGATAAGTTGGCCACCGGcccccaagtactgatcgttaaatgtCGGCCCCACCGAAGTATTTCGTGTCGGCTGTTCTCTGTTTCAAATTGCTGCCACTCTTAGCGATCCCAGAGTGGTGACTCTGCAACAGTCCGATGAAGTGATGTGTTGTATGTATGAGGCGATGATTAATTGATTTGTAACAGTAATTGTACTTGTATTTAAATGCGTTACCCAGTAGGAGAcgcgatcacaaatgtttactaactgtCTTGAATGTCATCTTTCTCCTGCTCATTGCTTTGTATTACAACAGTCTTAATTATATTTCATATTCATTTCTAAAAATATGTAtcgcatttgaaggtgactgtctAATGCGTATTCACGAATCCATTTTACACCTGATTGAAATTTGTACCATACCAGCTGATCGGTACGAGACACACACACGCCCATAAATTATCAGCAGTGGGAGACAAACGATGAGACATTCCC
This DNA window, taken from Schistocerca piceifrons isolate TAMUIC-IGC-003096 chromosome 4, iqSchPice1.1, whole genome shotgun sequence, encodes the following:
- the LOC124796128 gene encoding piggyBac transposable element-derived protein 4-like — its product is MPGLTPEEVLRILYALPEDVEDSDIDVDSDDDSESPNSSQILDENSDNDIVSNEDNCFNLTIDTSEIWNMSPCQVSVSDSTPETAAATFSSSEKMWNENISYFENRPLKLEESAENIGNFSKSDQEIKYFESIFTEELLLHICNQTNLYARQEWCVVRSGNKTTKVSSNWQDITVPELKAFLGMLILMGVHQLPQLGNYWISDPILGVTAISSVMKKLRYKKIVENLHCNDNSTCVKKGKPGYDKLHKIRPVIRAISNKLCKVYKSSSVLAVGECMVAFKGRSTLKQYMPMKPVKRGYKVWYLADASTEFIINFDIYTGKRDTNDTSEFTLGEEVVLTLTKAMDGSKRLVAFDNYFTTVRIMEELQSHGLYGIGTVRPNRKDLPDMLIKNSKLSRGEFKFAARSCVAAVKWQDSKPVCILSNYHNPKHVTTVLRKNKDGSRSEVFCPLAVAEYNKIMGGVDRFDQLRERYAVGRRSWKWWRRLFFFLVDLAVVNSYVMWKLQKTEADQLTFRLHLARQLISGFSSRKRRGRPVHFQTSKRSVSGVPDEVPLEKVGIKLPYKRYNKQKMPPM